The region TGGTGGGACCTCGCCCGAGGGAAGGCAGCGTGGGAGGGGGCCACCAACTGGAGCACCCACCGGCAGTGCCTGATTGTCACCCTCCCAGGGCTGTGACTGTCACCTCCAGGGAGCCCAGCCTGGCAGGACTGCTAGTGCCGCGGGGGCCCTATTGGCGAGACACTCAGACGGGGAAAGCCAGACAAAAACAGCctgtgggcaggggcaggggtTGGGCAATGCCCAGGAGGGTGGCTGCgggagggcagggagcccagGAGAGGTGGGTCCTGGCtgttctcttcccacagctccacGCTCCATGCTCCGCGTCCCACCGAGCCTCTGCTCGGAGCCCTGGGCAGCCACCCGAGGACAGAGAACAGCAAGGCACCGGGGACTGCAACACCAGACAAGCTGCCAGTCATAATGGGGGATCGGATCCAAACCCCGGCCCGATACAATATACagttagttaaaaaataaatcccctcCCATCCTTTGTAATAAAAAGAGCGGCTTGATTGGACATGCATCTTTCTGGCCCTACAAAATAAGGCACCAGAGCTCAAAAATGAAACTCCAATTGTCTTTGATATAAAAGGAATTCCCACGTGTTGAAGGCAGTTGACGTCTGAGTGCATAACAGGGAGTGATCTTCACTAGCTTTGGGTTGACCAGTCTCATGCCTGGGCCCCAGTGACTTTCTGGATCAGGGGAATCTGTAGGAGTGGAAGAGAGAAGCTGTTAGGATGGAagagggggaggcagggagctgcctgcaCTCTgcggctgggcagggctggggaaggagaggctcACCAAGGAGTCTGAAAGTTTTCAGGCAAGTCCCCCGCGCCCTCAGAGCCGCAGGAACTGCCAGCTGCCGGTGCCCAGCTCACCTTTGTGAGATCCACACCAGTGATGGCGCGCACGGAGGCGGGGACCTCGGCCAGCAGACGGTTCACCTCGGACGTCGTGTTGCTGTTCTCTCCGCTGAGAATAACGATCTCGTCCACTTTGGAGAGGGGAGCAGCCACTTTGGCAGCGatctgggggaggcagggaaggaaggtgGGATGAGCAGCAAGTCAAGAAGCTGCCCATGAGCCTTGTTGGGTAAAGTCCCCACACGCCACATGGGgcctctctgtgtccccaggagGCCTGGTCCAGCCTGGGAACTCCCCACCACTTGCCCACAGCGGGGGAAAGCTGCTCCCTCCTCACCTCAGGCAGCGCATCCAGCACTAGAGCCAGCTGGGCAGCATCTCCGTACTGCTGGAGCGCTTCAGCCTTCAGCTTCATCCTCTCAGCCTCCGCCATCCCGATGGCCTCAATCACAAAGGCCTCCGCTTCTCCGATCTTGCGGATCTTTTCTGCCTCCGCCTGAGCAAGGAGGACTTGCTTCACCCTGGAAAGGGAAACCCAACACTCCAGCTGCCCAGATCCCCGCAGCGTACACGGCACCGCTTCCCTCCCTCCGCCAGCAACGTGCCTGCCCTGCAGAGAGCCCACGAGCTGGGTCTCAGCACAGCACCCGCTGCACTTGGCTTCCACCTCACCCCAGCCCAGCACGCAGCCGGGCTCAGAGCTGGATCAGGTCACGGGCTCACTCACTTCTCACCCTCGGCGATCTGCTGGATACGGTAGGCTTCGGCCTCGGCTGGCCGCTTCACAGTGGCTATCAGCTCCTTCTCCATCCGGATGATCTCTTTCTCTTCAACATCGATCTGCTTCTTGCGCTGCACCACCTCGATTTCAATTTCCTCCTGGCGGATCTTCTGCTGCTCCCGGGCGCTCTGGAGCTCGTAGGCCAGCTGGGCCTCCGCAGTCTGCACAGAGGAGAGATGAGAAGAGGTGTCTTGGCCATGATCTCCTGTGCCCAGACATAATGACCCTTGTCAGGCCCTGAAAACAGACGTGCCTCCTGCTCTGGACCAAACCTCCACCCAGAGGTGACATCTCTATCCTCAGAGTGGCACTTGCTGGCCTTTCCTGGGAGTTCTTCCCACAGCACTTGAGCTCAGCCATCTCCGAGTTCAGCTGGGATgaccctccccatcttttcctctcctcctagTCCACCTAACTGTTGCAAACAGAGTAGGAGAGGAATTCTGCTGGGAGAAGCTCACACTGTGACACAGAAACCTGGGTTCCTCACCTCCAGCTCTCCTAACACatgcaggaggaggaagctggCAAGTCCCAGAGCTGCCATCAGCATCGTGAACCAGCCAGGGAACAGCAGCGGGCTGTCGGATGCCTCTCACCTTAATGTTGACCTCCTCACTGAAGGCTGCTTTCTGCAATTCAAAAGCCCGTCTGGAATCTGCTATTTTGGTATCTGCCATGAACTTGACATCCAGCATTTCTTTCTTGCACTCTGCCTCctgcagagaggaaacagagagCAGAGCTCCAGGGTGTGCAGCTGGAGCAAAACAGGCTGCTTTGGGAAAGCCTAGCACATCTCTGGACTCACCCGAATGCCAGCATCTCGCTCAGCTTCTGCCACACCGATGTCTGCATCCCTTCGGACAGCCGCAGTCTGAGTCTTTCCCAGGGAGCTCAGGTAATCCACTTTATCATAGACATCCTGGAGAGGGGAAGATAAGTCACAACCACTTCAAACGAGCAACTCCACCTTGCTCCCTTCCCGCTGAAGCTCAGAGCAACTGTTTGTGCGGTTAGACTCAGGTCAGAAAGAGCCATGTCAGCCTGCTGCCAAACAGAAACAGGCGTGACAGGGAGAGGCGAGCTCTCCCGACATCTTCCCTCTGGCTCCCTGAAGGCTCAGTTATCAGCGAGCTCTCTCCACGAGCTGAGCCGTGTTTACAGAGGCAGCTAACTGGGTGCTCTTTGCCCAGCTGCCTGGATACAGGACATGCTGCAGCAGCTGTCATGGAAACTcccggggggctggggcaggctgtcaGCCCGagccagctgcagcagagaagcCAGGGCCAGGCTCTGTTGTGCTGCTTCTACAGCACTGCCAGGTGTCCCGTAGCGCAGCGCCCTGTGTCTTGGGTGTACCTTGATGGTGAAGCTCAGGATCTCGATACCCATGCGACCCACATCGGGAGCTGCCACCTCCCGCACCAGCTTGGCAAACTGATCCCTGTCTTGGTAGATCTGCTCCACTGTCAGGGTACCTGCAGAGGGATGGAAGGCAAAGCGCTTTATTCGGAACAAGTAACACACAACGGTGTGAACCTAAACTCAGCAACATTCTCGTTACCCCTAATCTCTTCAGGTCTGGGCACAAGGGCGTAATCCTCTGCCCAGACCCTGCAGGGCAGACCGACATCTCAGTCAAGCGCAACCACCCCACACACCTGTAACCCACAGGGACTCAGACATCTCTTAGCGCAGGCACTGAAAACTCACTTATCACAACACCCAGCAACAcggcaggagctgctgaaggggaGGAATAATCTAAGGTGCCacctctgcagtcagcagaggAAGCACCCGTTgtggctgctggggtggcagcaaCACTGCTGGGACCAGCcagcagagaagggagaaagctACTCAAGATGCCTTCAAGAGTGTGAGCTCCTCCTCACCTAGAATGGAGCGCAGATGCCCCTCCAGTGTCTGAAGGACCACATTCTTCACATCCTGCACATTCTTCCCCAAGAACTGCTCACAGGCCACAGCCAGGAGCTCCTTCTCGGTCATTATCTTCACCTAGAGACAGGAGACAAAACCAAAGGGACTGAAGGCACCTACCCGAAGAGGGACAggcatccaacagcagcagcagcagaagcagcagtacCACCACCAGGCTGCCAGGCCCCTGTGCTACCGATGCTCCAAGGAACCATGCTGAGCTGTCACCACACTGAGCCAGGccaccagaccaggctgggaGCCGCCACTTGCTGGTGCTGGGgacagccccgctgcaggcacaCGCAGCAGCACCAGCATCTGGGGCAGACACCTCTCCAAACCCTGACGGCACCTCATCATGGAGAGGTGCTCCCTGCGGCTCCCACAGCAGTGGCCACCACGTGACATGGAGACAGAGCCTGGCCCTACAAGTCCCACCTGATGAAAACTCTACCAAAGAGCCCTGAACTACCAGTTCAGCCACTGTACCAACACCAGACCTAGGAGAGAGGGGTTTCTATTACTACTCCTGGCCAAAAGCCATTTTGttaccttcctcttcctcctccttcactagaattaattttttctcacATAGGAAAGACAGAGAACAAGGAAGACCCTCAAATGCCCAAGGAGCAGCTTGGGAGCAGGGGCTCCATTCAGCGTTCCCTCCAAGGacagatgagaggaaatggccacAGCACACTGGTTTGTCCTGCTCATGGCTGGGAGCTTCCAGCCACCCTTTGCGGTGACCCCAGTGTGCCATGGCCAGGACCCGGCTGTCCTGCTCCATAGTGTCAGTCTGGTAATGACCCCCAGAGACGGGACACAGCCACTCCAGCGCTGCTTTCACCTCCCACAGTCAGGGCCAGATGTAAAAGCACCCCCAGGTCCCAACAAGCCAGGGTCTTAAGATGGCCCTGTTGGTCACGGGGCTGCTTTTTAAAGGCAAAGTGTGTTAAAAATCCCTCTGGGGTACGTTAGGCAGTGGAGATGTGTGCTCGTGGAGCTCTATAGGAGCCCGCTATGAGGAGCTCCAACCCACCAAGGTGACAGCTCCTGGTGGCCATGTCCAGTCTGAGGGCTCAGAAAAAGTCTAGAGACAGGGACGGCTGTGCGTCTGGCAGCAGTGGAGAAGGAAGCAGGGCCGTAACAGTGCCTCTGGGCGCCGAGCGGGTCCCACAGCACCCTCTCATGGAGACATCTGGGCTGGGCAGTGCCTCCTGTCCCATGAGATGCGGGTGGCACCCTGCGTCCCGTCCCAGGGGCTCTGGCCAGACCTGTTGCTACCTGCGATGCCAGCACGCTCCTGGTTCAGAGACCTCCGAAGCTTCAGACCCTCCTCTCGATGAGTTCACAGCCTACAGACCTCATCCTGCCACCTACAAGCCAGCTTTCCAGGGCTGAACTGCTGGCAAAAGCAACACAACTATTTCCTGAGAAAGCCTGGTCTGATAGCCCACGAGACGATCCCACAGCCTAACCTCCAGAGCCAAACAGCAGCACCTGGCCCCTGGCACTGCCAGAGAGTGGGACAACTGGGACCAGCTACAATCCTCCAAACGGACCGGACACCGACTGCATTAGATGCTTTGAGCTGACCAAGACTCAGCTGCCACAACTCTACCTCCAGTAACGTGAAGAAACACCAACCTGGGCTGAGCCTATTTCCTATACCTTCGCTTCTCAGGCTGGGTTTCCCAGTCAAAATGCCAAATTGAATCCCTGGCAAGTGCGGCGATCCTCTTTCTGCCTTCTCTGGGCTCCTGACGAGGCCAGGCCACAGCAGTTCCTTGTCCCTGCACCCCGGGCCAGCAGTGTCCACTTTCTACACAAGGGGGAGTTGGGAGAGCTGCTCACGCAGCTGCACCAGGGAGCGTGGGCCTCGCACAAGGCtcgggaggtttttttttttgcaaataccaAAACCAATTAGACTCCGCAGCAACATTTACGGTGTGCATCTGCTAGCAATTCCACCTCTCTAAACAATCCCCACCCTTCGGGAGCTACGGAGAGGACAGTCAGAGCATGTTCATTAAGAGTGGGATGTTCGTTAAGAGAGTCCCTGCGGTACTTCACAGGAGCAAGGAATGATTCAGCCTCCGTGAATAAAGCCAGCCAGCAGCCGGTAAGCCCTGGACAGCCCGAACAAGCCTGGCTATCCGCTGAACATGGATGTCAACCTACAAAGCAAAGGTTGCACAAAACAAAGGAGAGTTGCGCAATTTGCGCTCAGCTTGTTTCCAGTATTTCACACAGGGCACCACGACACTTGGTGCGTCCT is a window of Larus michahellis chromosome 7, bLarMic1.1, whole genome shotgun sequence DNA encoding:
- the FLOT2 gene encoding flotillin-2 isoform X5, with amino-acid sequence MGNCHTVGPNEALVVSGGCCGSDVKQYVYGGWAWAWWCITDTQRLSLEVMTILCRCENIETSEGVPLISLEIMTLQPRCEDVETAEGVALTVTGVAQVKIMTEKELLAVACEQFLGKNVQDVKNVVLQTLEGHLRSILGTLTVEQIYQDRDQFAKLVREVAAPDVGRMGIEILSFTIKDVYDKVDYLSSLGKTQTAAVRRDADIGVAEAERDAGIREAECKKEMLDVKFMADTKIADSRRAFELQKAAFSEEVNIKTAEAQLAYELQSAREQQKIRQEEIEIEVVQRKKQIDVEEKEIIRMEKELIATVKRPAEAEAYRIQQIAEGEKVKQVLLAQAEAEKIRKIGEAEAFVIEAIGMAEAERMKLKAEALQQYGDAAQLALVLDALPEIAAKVAAPLSKVDEIVILSGENSNTTSEVNRLLAEVPASVRAITGVDLTKIPLIQKVTGAQA
- the FLOT2 gene encoding flotillin-2 isoform X2, with translation MGNCHTVGPNEALVVSGGCCGSDVKQYVYGGWAWAWWCITDTQRLSLEVMTILCRCENIETSEGVPLYVTGVAQVKIMTEKELLAVACEQFLGKNVQDVKNVVLQTLEGHLRSILGTLTVEQIYQDRDQFAKLVREVAAPDVGRMGIEILSFTIKDVYDKVDYLSSLGKTQTAAVRRDADIGVAEAERDAGIREAECKKEMLDVKFMADTKIADSRRAFELQKAAFSEEVNIKTAEAQLAYELQSAREQQKIRQEEIEIEVVQRKKQIDVEEKEIIRMEKELIATVKRPAEAEAYRIQQIAEGEKVKQVLLAQAEAEKIRKIGEAEAFVIEAIGMAEAERMKLKAEALQQYGDAAQLALVLDALPEIAAKVAAPLSKVDEIVILSGENSNTTSEVNRLLAEVPASVRAITGVDLTKIPLIQKVTGAQA
- the FLOT2 gene encoding flotillin-2 isoform X4: MGWALLGAGLLLALYTLLRHGLRPAVPPPRSPAALRGRTAIVTGGSGGIGAATALELARGGARVVLAARDALRGEAAACRIRTETGNPEVRFMQLDLASLRSVRAFASAFLRQEPHLHLLINNAGVSAGGMTEDGFSLSFQVNHLGHFLLTQLLLERLQSCAPSRVVIVASRAHCAGRLHPDTLGRPPPGPLSAFQDYCDSKLANMLHARELATRLQGTQVTCYAVHPGGCCGSDVKQYVYGGWAWAWWCITDTQRISLEIMTLQPRCEDVETAEGVALTVTGVAQVKIMTEKELLAVACEQFLGKNVQDVKNVVLQTLEGHLRSILGTLTVEQIYQDRDQFAKLVREVAAPDVGRMGIEILSFTIKDVYDKVDYLSSLGKTQTAAVRRDADIGVAEAERDAGIREAECKKEMLDVKFMADTKIADSRRAFELQKAAFSEEVNIKTAEAQLAYELQSAREQQKIRQEEIEIEVVQRKKQIDVEEKEIIRMEKELIATVKRPAEAEAYRIQQIAEGEKVKQVLLAQAEAEKIRKIGEAEAFVIEAIGMAEAERMKLKAEALQQYGDAAQLALVLDALPEIAAKVAAPLSKVDEIVILSGENSNTTSEVNRLLAEVPASVRAITGVDLTKIPLIQKVTGAQA
- the FLOT2 gene encoding flotillin-2 isoform X1, which translates into the protein MGNCHTVGPNEALVVSGGCCGSDVKQYVYGGWAWAWWCITDTQRISLEIMTLQPRCEDVETAEGVALTVTGVAQVKIMTEKELLAVACEQFLGKNVQDVKNVVLQTLEGHLRSILGTLTVEQIYQDRDQFAKLVREVAAPDVGRMGIEILSFTIKDVYDKVDYLSSLGKTQTAAVRRDADIGVAEAERDAGIREAECKKEMLDVKFMADTKIADSRRAFELQKAAFSEEVNIKTAEAQLAYELQSAREQQKIRQEEIEIEVVQRKKQIDVEEKEIIRMEKELIATVKRPAEAEAYRIQQIAEGEKVKQVLLAQAEAEKIRKIGEAEAFVIEAIGMAEAERMKLKAEALQQYGDAAQLALVLDALPEIAAKVAAPLSKVDEIVILSGENSNTTSEVNRLLAEVPASVRAITGVDLTKIPLIQKVTGAQA
- the FLOT2 gene encoding flotillin-2 isoform X3, whose product is MKFNKEKCRELHLGGCCGSDVKQYVYGGWAWAWWCITDTQRISLEIMTLQPRCEDVETAEGVALTVTGVAQVKIMTEKELLAVACEQFLGKNVQDVKNVVLQTLEGHLRSILGTLTVEQIYQDRDQFAKLVREVAAPDVGRMGIEILSFTIKDVYDKVDYLSSLGKTQTAAVRRDADIGVAEAERDAGIREAECKKEMLDVKFMADTKIADSRRAFELQKAAFSEEVNIKTAEAQLAYELQSAREQQKIRQEEIEIEVVQRKKQIDVEEKEIIRMEKELIATVKRPAEAEAYRIQQIAEGEKVKQVLLAQAEAEKIRKIGEAEAFVIEAIGMAEAERMKLKAEALQQYGDAAQLALVLDALPEIAAKVAAPLSKVDEIVILSGENSNTTSEVNRLLAEVPASVRAITGVDLTKIPLIQKVTGAQA